In Nitrospira sp., the following are encoded in one genomic region:
- a CDS encoding chemotaxis protein CheW yields the protein MDVRELMAGISSPASPSRFLIVTVDERYLALSAESICGVMTLEEIGNVENPTVHGRVYRAINLADRLGVPNDQDGPNRRVVLLSEREARGCIRVTAVQGLLEFPLSQVLPLPMLFRGPERYWYRGMILFSKSIALVLNTTWVLDERMSGLEGNSGAEPTCELLAAPKVSVNDGGTC from the coding sequence GGCGGGAATTTCGTCGCCGGCCAGTCCATCACGATTTCTCATCGTGACAGTAGACGAAAGGTATCTGGCGTTGAGTGCCGAATCTATTTGTGGGGTAATGACTCTCGAGGAGATCGGCAATGTTGAAAACCCGACGGTTCATGGCAGGGTGTACCGTGCCATCAATCTCGCCGATCGATTGGGAGTCCCGAATGATCAGGATGGGCCGAACAGGCGTGTCGTGCTGCTTTCTGAAAGAGAAGCTCGTGGGTGCATTCGAGTCACTGCGGTGCAGGGACTTCTTGAATTCCCACTATCTCAAGTCCTGCCGCTTCCAATGCTGTTCCGTGGACCGGAACGGTACTGGTACCGGGGCATGATCCTATTCTCAAAAAGCATTGCGTTGGTTCTGAACACAACGTGGGTTCTCGATGAGCGGATGTCGGGCTTAGAAGGCAATAGCGGGGCAGAACCCACTTGTGAGCTTCTGGCGGCTCCGAAGGTCTCGGTGAACGATGGCGGGACATGCTGA
- a CDS encoding chemotaxis protein CheW: protein MLRTGQKHHRERARHSWQLLVFSVGGRRLAVKTLEVSGISQWSESIPVAGRTPFVTAVVRQGQTVLPVFDLARFLHLVVQGSSPLCLRVKHPLGEMAMRIDEEIPVLHTFDPAALQTYQGNDLPAEGSYTNGLDEILILSLSRLGSTV from the coding sequence ATGCTGAGAACCGGTCAAAAGCATCATCGGGAAAGAGCACGTCATTCCTGGCAGCTGCTGGTGTTTTCAGTAGGAGGGAGACGATTGGCAGTCAAGACATTGGAGGTCTCGGGTATTTCGCAGTGGAGCGAATCTATCCCGGTCGCCGGTCGAACACCTTTTGTCACGGCAGTGGTTCGTCAGGGGCAGACCGTGCTACCGGTATTCGATCTGGCTAGGTTCCTTCATCTTGTCGTGCAAGGAAGCAGTCCCTTGTGTCTGAGGGTAAAGCATCCCCTCGGAGAAATGGCGATGCGCATTGATGAGGAGATTCCTGTGCTTCATACTTTTGATCCTGCCGCGCTTCAAACATACCAAGGCAATGATTTGCCAGCCGAAGGCAGCTATACCAACGGCTTGGACGAAATCCTGATTCTCTCGCTGTCACGACTTGGGTCGACTGTGTGA
- a CDS encoding response regulator — translation MPKILIADDSIAVRKVAERLLTEAGLGVTLAANGEEALAYLAKERPDVVVSDVIMPDKSGYEVCAFVRGNATLSATPVLLISGIVNDEVTRQAESCHANGVLKKPFQGTSLKDRVLELIAKRQEPAGAAVAEPVSVLAAAPAERMMPMSDQLQQSLCRVSGKPEEFEEQFQAERVRSEELTRQLAESTAQLASAKETEAQLVTERKRADDLRESLAKVEEQFQAERARSEELTRQLAESTAQLASAKETEAQLMTERKRADDLQESLAKVEQQLSRIPELESALKAEKDAVEAFKQEAVNWQKTSVRIAELESALHAERSAAEQLVQQLVELEQVSIKARDVETRLTNAEQQNGELHQNIRDLEVALSTERRKREETMGHLQELERVATRVQEMEGLLVAERDRNGILARQVVETEQAADSATKRLEEMARKLSEIAGLASQLGHGRG, via the coding sequence ATGCCGAAGATCCTAATAGCCGATGATAGCATCGCAGTTCGTAAAGTTGCGGAGCGACTGTTGACCGAGGCTGGCCTCGGCGTCACTCTTGCCGCGAACGGAGAGGAAGCATTGGCCTATTTGGCAAAGGAACGGCCGGATGTTGTTGTGTCAGACGTCATCATGCCGGATAAGAGCGGATATGAGGTCTGTGCCTTTGTCCGTGGAAACGCAACCCTCTCCGCGACGCCCGTACTGCTCATCTCAGGAATCGTGAACGATGAAGTGACCAGGCAGGCCGAGTCTTGCCACGCGAATGGAGTGTTGAAGAAGCCGTTTCAAGGCACATCTCTGAAGGATCGAGTCCTCGAACTGATAGCAAAGCGGCAGGAACCAGCGGGGGCCGCGGTCGCCGAGCCTGTTTCCGTTCTCGCGGCGGCTCCCGCTGAGAGAATGATGCCCATGTCTGACCAACTGCAACAGAGTCTGTGCCGGGTGAGCGGCAAACCCGAAGAGTTTGAAGAACAGTTCCAGGCAGAGCGGGTTCGATCAGAGGAACTGACCAGGCAACTGGCTGAGTCTACAGCGCAGCTTGCTAGCGCCAAAGAAACCGAGGCGCAGCTGGTGACTGAGCGCAAACGCGCCGACGATCTGCGGGAGTCACTCGCAAAGGTTGAAGAACAGTTCCAGGCAGAGCGGGCTCGGTCAGAGGAACTGACCAGGCAACTGGCTGAGTCTACGGCGCAGCTTGCTAGCGCCAAAGAAACCGAGGCGCAGCTGATGACCGAGCGCAAACGCGCCGACGACCTGCAGGAGTCACTCGCTAAAGTCGAGCAACAACTATCAAGAATCCCTGAGCTGGAATCGGCACTGAAGGCGGAGAAGGATGCGGTCGAAGCCTTCAAGCAGGAGGCCGTGAACTGGCAAAAAACTTCTGTTCGAATTGCAGAACTGGAGTCTGCTCTACACGCTGAACGGTCGGCGGCGGAGCAACTCGTGCAACAACTGGTTGAGTTGGAGCAGGTGTCGATCAAGGCAAGAGACGTGGAAACAAGACTCACGAATGCAGAACAGCAGAATGGCGAACTTCATCAGAACATTCGTGACCTCGAAGTAGCACTTTCGACGGAACGACGGAAGAGAGAAGAGACGATGGGACACCTTCAAGAATTGGAGAGAGTGGCGACGAGAGTTCAGGAAATGGAAGGGCTCTTGGTCGCAGAACGAGATCGCAACGGAATACTCGCTCGACAAGTCGTTGAAACCGAAC